ttGCTTGGGTTTGACTTAATACTGTTTATGGTAAACATGTTTGTCATTTTCAGATTAATGGCCAAGATGTACAAGACAGAGAAGAAGCAATGGCTGCACTCTCCAGTGATGAGTGCAGGAACATCATACTGCTGGTTGCCAGACCCGAGATGCAGGTTAGAAATGACTACAATTATACATCTTACTGTACCTTTCAGCTACTGTCTCAAGCGCCAATAATTTATAAATTACAGTCGTGAAGGTTTCTCATCTACAGTATATTTGCTCAGAGCAAACCTTAGCAGTTTGGGATGGCCAACCAGCCGACTCCCACCGCACACACATCCACCACTTCTGGTGGAAACCACCACTGAGACACCtcatcatgttttatttttatgtagCACCACTGTAATTGACTTCCAACAGTAAGCCATAAAAGCTAATGGCATGCTAATGTGGAGTGAGTTCAGGCCCAAGGCCGAGGGCGAGGAAGTGGAAGGACTCTGCCGCAGTGCAGATGAGCAGGAAGCAGCAGTGGACTCTTTGTAATTAAATGAATCTTTCAGTCGTAAATGTGAAGTCATCATATATGAATACCATTTGGTTCACATCAAACAGACTGATCGATGACATGGAGCAAAAAGGTCAAAAGTGGGAATTTATGGCCATCAAACTGGATTGGCCTGAATTTAAGATGAACAGTTTTCTCAGTAACAAAGTAGGGAGCTGCATATGAGCCAAGCGCTGCATGTCGACGCATTTAGTTTCTTATATTAAAACCATGCTGGGGCGTTTTTCAGGAAATCCCATTTGTGCACCCATTCGGAAAATCCAGCTATTTGTTTTGAGACTCTGTCGCCACAAGCTCTGAGCTTTGACAAATAACACTTTCCCCCTCTCGCCATATGCTCTCCTTCTTCATTCACCCCCAGCTGGAAGAGGCCTGGCTGGATGATGAGCACAGTGAGTTCCTGGAGCAGCTCAAGATGGAAATGTTGGAGGAGCAGCAAAGAGAGGAGATGGAGCTAGCTGCCTtacaggaggagcaggagaatGAGCAGGTCAGAAAAGGCTAAACATGTCGACTGTGTTGACTGTTAGCGGCTGTTTGACAAAGCTTTCTAATCTGTATTCCAGACATTAGAAGTTTTTAATTGCTCTGCTCAGTGGAATAAAGCATCCTAAAGCTGATTAGGGAGAAAAATAAATTCATGATCCACGCACAATCTTAATGAAATATAATTTTGACTCATTACTTGCTGTCAAAAAGAACCTTTGCAACTCCAAGACACCCAGTTGGAGGCATCAAACTCTTTAATGACTTTCCTTGCAAAGTGAGTGAAAATAAGCTTTGTCCTTTGAATTGAGAATTGAATAAAGATATTCGCCTGAATATTTATGGGTGGGGACCATTGAGCCATTTCAATTCCAAAGATTAGTCATCATGATCTCAAATTCTGTTTTGTTGGGAGGGTGATGTGCTACACAAAAAAATCAGGGTAAATGGGACTTCAAAGACACGGTGGAGAGGTGGCAATCCCTGAAGTATCAGAGCTGTACAACAGTTATGCAAAACAGCACACGTATTCCTTCAGGAGATTGTAAAATAGAGTCGGCCTTATTGTGGtctaaaaaaagtttttgtgtCCTTTTATTAGAGTCGGAAACAAAACCCTGTATGCTTCTACGTTCATTACCACACAGAAATGTGTGAATACTTGATGGTAGTTatcatgtgtgaaaactgcaaataagtttaaaaaactttcataaaaacagaaagcaatcaTTTGCATCTCCATTATTTTTAACATTAGATTCGAAACAATAGGTAGTATTTTGaaagtttttttattgtttttgtaaatATATGCTCATTTTAGAATGTACTATGTAAGATGATCATGGGACAGAAACATGTTAACAGTCGTCTTGCATCACCTTTCCCATTGTATTCCCCCCTGCAGTACAAATCCAGCTTTTAGCTTGTCCATAAGACGTTTTATGTATTACACGACATATCATGACGAAGGATTTCTGGAGAAAGTATAAACAAGACTGAGGAAGAAGCTACATATATCACTCGAGGGAATAGGGAAAGCTGAGATGAGCACAAAAAGCCACCGGCTGGAAGAGCCAAAACCTTCAATGAACCATGGCATGACTACTAATGCACCCCTAATAAGACTGCTGACTAATACAGCTTCCGTGGCTTCGAGAATGAGTTTTGAATTTTGATTCATCACTTTGAACCTAAATTAGTCTGGGCCCAGAGAAGGCACCATTTCCTCTAAATCTTGTCGAGCTTTTTAACTCGCAATCGTGAGTGCTGCAGAAGTTTTCAGAAGTGTTCATAAGCTCATTCAGTGATCTCTACTCCAGAGTCATGTCTAATGCAGGGCTGCCTCAGGACCCAAAACCTCGATTCTCTAGATCTTTTAATATCATGTACCACAGACGATGAAATCTCCAAATTATTTGCAAGGTTTACAAATATAAACCAATGAACCACACAGTCTTTCTGGGATGCTGTTCTTATACCCAAACACGTTAGTGGCATGTCATGAAATGTCATTTCATgttgtttgtgttatttttcatttttctccaaATCATTGCACTTTTTGAGCTATACCTTCCCTGGAAATGTggttgttagaaaaaaaaaaaaaaaggtcatctATTGTATCTGTAATTGTGGAATTATTACAGTTTTGCATTTAATCAATTTCAGAGAGCAGAGGATGACAAGCCTACCTGTTCAACGCTCCCCCATCTTAAGGACAGCGTGCGGAGtataaaagacagaatggaaaGTTCCGAACAAAATGTCCTGGCGCAAATCCAGAAACGTCTGTCCCAGTGCCTGAGAGACAGTCGGGACACGCACTGTTCCACCAGTTCGACACGGCTGGAGGACAAAGAGGATGAGGACGATGATGAGACAGAGGGTGATCGCTTTCAGCAACTTTTGGAGCTCAAGTGTCAGATACGGAACAGCGGTGAGTACGATCTGTTCTACAGCCGCCGCAGCACCATTGAGTGCAGCATGGTGGAGCAGGGCGGCGTACAGCACGAGCTACGTATGCTCAACGAGGAGCTGCGCAGCATCGAGCGCGAGTGTCAAAACATCATGCAGGCCCATAACCTTCGTAAGGGCCAGCAGTCTCCTTTGACGGGCCGTTCCGCACCCTCCACCAAAAGTCAAAGCACCCACCTTGGGGAGTCCACGAGGGGTAAGCTGACTGATATAAATGAGAGGCTGGAGAAATCGGATAAGGACAGCTCCAGTGCCTATAACACTGCAGAGAGTTCACGGAGCACTCCTCTAGCAATGGACCGCTCCCCAGAACACTCGCTCCAGAGAATGGTTAGTCTCACCAACCAGAGGAACCTCTGCAGCGGCCTTGCTGCTGGTCATTCTCCTAGCCCGAGCCCCAGCCCAGCATGCCGTGCCCCAGTCCTGGGCAAAAGCAGCAGCCCCGACCACAGCAATCCTTCCGAGTCCGACCACACACCTCAGCCTGAGGAGGAGAGCGAAGGGAAATTAAATCAGTGTACTTCTCAGAACCCTTATTTCTCTCCTTCCCACAGTTCCCAGCAGAGGCAGTCCAACATCCCAGCTCATGCTCGCCACTATCAGAGCTACATGCAGCTGATCCAGCAGCGCTCAGCAGTAGAATACGCTCAGAGCCAGCTCAGCCTGCTCAGTGTTTGCAAAGAACCTCAAAGACCCATTAATGAGCCCAAGATGGAGTGGAAGGTCAAGATCCGCAGCGACGGCACCCGCTACATCACCAAAAGGCCTGTGAGAGACAAGATCCTGAGGGAGCGAGCCTTAAAGATTAAAGAAGAGCGTAGCGGGGGAATGACCACTGACGATGATGCAATGAGTGAAATGAAGATGGGGAGGTACTGGAGtaaagaggaaagaaagcagCACCTGGTCAGGGCAAAAGAACAGAGGAGAAGACGAGAGTTCATGCAGCGTAGTCGGCTGGAAAGCTTGAAGGAGAACCCTCAGAGCAGCAGCGAGGGCCGCAAGGAGGTCAGCATTATAGAGCTCAGCCACAAGAAGATGATGAAGAAACGCAACAAGAAGATCTTGGATAACTGGATGACAATCCAGGAGCTGATGACTCATGGTACAAAGGCCCCTGAGGGCGCAAAGGTGCACAATGCCTTCCTTTCAGTCActactgtgtaaaaaaaaaagaataacaagaaaaagaaaacacacagttCTACCCCATGTGGTATAACATACTTGCCTCGTTCAATGTGGCATTTTTATGAGGACAATAAGAATATTTTTCACTCTTTGTAacccaaaaaaaaagcattttgtaAAGAATTTATCAGTGGCGTCATGACATTTTCTTGATGTTTCTCAAAGTTGTTTTTCACATCACTctgtgggggggaaaaaagcattTTCTATAAAACTATGACAATACAGTTATTTTATTACTTCACTTTAAACATGTTTATCTTTTCGACTCTATTTTGATATTTATGTTGTAACCCTACAACTCAAGAGAGTTGTATGAGAATACTGGAACTTttcctttgtgtgttttttttgttcacttCGTGACGACGGATCTGAGGGAAACCCGCTTTTCATCTACCTTTCAAATGCTACTTTAATCAACAGACCATCTGTACCGGTCCTTCAGAGCTGAAATCCATTAAGTCCCACACTGTGCTGAGAGTGTTTCACATTTAGTGCAGATAGGCATGGTATAGAAACCCATTAAGTCTTGAAATTTACCAGTCAGCGTCACACATCATAAAGTGTTGATTGCTGAAGTGTCATTAGGATTAGAATAATGTGTCCATTTAAACTTTAAaggtgcacatacacacacacacacatacatatatcaAACATTCCATTCCAAACATCACACGGCGTCTTATAATTTGGAGGTTAATGATAACTATGGAAAAGTATAGTACATCATAAGTGACTGGTCACTTGGAATTCAGTTTCATGGTCAAATTTACTTCAAAATGTTATTACAAGAATGAATGTATAACAACATTAAAATGTATTCCATGTGTCTCAAGAAAGCTAATCTTTGACTTACTCCAATATACCCCTGTCTCATCTTTATCCATACGAGTCACAGTTAGGACAACTGGATGAAAATAATCCTGTTACTTAGAGAGTTGCAGCAGCAAGGTATTGTGGGACAGAATGATCTCCTTTCTTTCATAAAGGATGATTTGGTGTGTCCTATGCTAAAGGAGATCTTAAAAAA
This genomic interval from Odontesthes bonariensis isolate fOdoBon6 chromosome 7, fOdoBon6.hap1, whole genome shotgun sequence contains the following:
- the LOC142384197 gene encoding PDZ domain-containing RING finger protein 4 isoform X1; the encoded protein is MSQRKPHTDHRGQSVCQKGCGLLLSGNDSKKEGHCCVEALRAVTDALEERGATLEHESRMARLRWNRREQSLLAQVTRVQHEAQLAALQYQRRLHHYLLHINSITEQIVGYCQSDFSAAADMQNQTSDKITCAGGEPREAPQVNGRELSKSSHEETVETFRAAKDPVVVQVIRRTPSGRPHGPPQEIHVVDVCTQTDITFEHIMALAKLRPSTPPVPDVCPFLLSDSCHSLHTMDQDYYEGTDYLSPVPADGERTEEFEYEEVELCRLTSQEKLGLTLCYRTDEEEDVAIYISEVSPNSIAARDGRIREGDRILQINGQDVQDREEAMAALSSDECRNIILLVARPEMQLEEAWLDDEHSEFLEQLKMEMLEEQQREEMELAALQEEQENEQRAEDDKPTCSTLPHLKDSVRSIKDRMESSEQNVLAQIQKRLSQCLRDSRDTHCSTSSTRLEDKEDEDDDETEGDRFQQLLELKCQIRNSGEYDLFYSRRSTIECSMVEQGGVQHELRMLNEELRSIERECQNIMQAHNLRKGQQSPLTGRSAPSTKSQSTHLGESTRGKLTDINERLEKSDKDSSSAYNTAESSRSTPLAMDRSPEHSLQRMVSLTNQRNLCSGLAAGHSPSPSPSPACRAPVLGKSSSPDHSNPSESDHTPQPEEESEGKLNQCTSQNPYFSPSHSSQQRQSNIPAHARHYQSYMQLIQQRSAVEYAQSQLSLLSVCKEPQRPINEPKMEWKVKIRSDGTRYITKRPVRDKILRERALKIKEERSGGMTTDDDAMSEMKMGRYWSKEERKQHLVRAKEQRRRREFMQRSRLESLKENPQSSSEGRKEVSIIELSHKKMMKKRNKKILDNWMTIQELMTHGTKAPEGAKVHNAFLSVTTV
- the LOC142384197 gene encoding PDZ domain-containing RING finger protein 4 isoform X2; translated protein: MGCNLCTLQKREEHYKLLYEIAQVNGRELSKSSHEETVETFRAAKDPVVVQVIRRTPSGRPHGPPQEIHVVDVCTQTDITFEHIMALAKLRPSTPPVPDVCPFLLSDSCHSLHTMDQDYYEGTDYLSPVPADGERTEEFEYEEVELCRLTSQEKLGLTLCYRTDEEEDVAIYISEVSPNSIAARDGRIREGDRILQINGQDVQDREEAMAALSSDECRNIILLVARPEMQLEEAWLDDEHSEFLEQLKMEMLEEQQREEMELAALQEEQENEQRAEDDKPTCSTLPHLKDSVRSIKDRMESSEQNVLAQIQKRLSQCLRDSRDTHCSTSSTRLEDKEDEDDDETEGDRFQQLLELKCQIRNSGEYDLFYSRRSTIECSMVEQGGVQHELRMLNEELRSIERECQNIMQAHNLRKGQQSPLTGRSAPSTKSQSTHLGESTRGKLTDINERLEKSDKDSSSAYNTAESSRSTPLAMDRSPEHSLQRMVSLTNQRNLCSGLAAGHSPSPSPSPACRAPVLGKSSSPDHSNPSESDHTPQPEEESEGKLNQCTSQNPYFSPSHSSQQRQSNIPAHARHYQSYMQLIQQRSAVEYAQSQLSLLSVCKEPQRPINEPKMEWKVKIRSDGTRYITKRPVRDKILRERALKIKEERSGGMTTDDDAMSEMKMGRYWSKEERKQHLVRAKEQRRRREFMQRSRLESLKENPQSSSEGRKEVSIIELSHKKMMKKRNKKILDNWMTIQELMTHGTKAPEGAKVHNAFLSVTTV